One Nicotiana tomentosiformis chromosome 4, ASM39032v3, whole genome shotgun sequence genomic window carries:
- the LOC138909897 gene encoding uncharacterized protein produces the protein MAEELKKLTGRVQNVEVGKGIEGVDKNEQIYMKLFMRSLTGDALSWYISQDPKKWVSWVSMPSDFMDRFKFNIENAPDVFYIQNLKKKPTETFREYATRWRSETVKVRPSLEEEQMNKFFVRAQDPKYYERLIVIENNKFSDIIKIEERIEEGIKSGMVTNFEALQATNKAL, from the exons ATGgcggaggaactcaagaagctcactggTAGAGTTCAGaatgttgaagttggtaaaggCATTGAAG gagtAGACAAGAATGAACAAATATATATGAAGCTGTTCATGCGAAGCCTCACAGGAGATgctttgtcttggtacatcagtcaagaCCCGAAGAAGTGGGTTAGTTGGGTAAGCATGCCATCAGACTTTATGGACAGATTCAAATTCAACATAGAAAACGCGCCAgatgttttctacattcaaaacctcaagaagaagccaacagaaaccttccgcgagtacgctactcgttggagatcagaaACCGTGAAAGTAAGGCcatcacttgaagaagaacaaatgaataagttcttcgtcagagctcaagacCCAAAATATTATGAAAGGTTAATAGTTATTGAAAATAACAAATTTTCCGACATCATCAAGATagaagaaagaatagaagaagggattaaGAGTGGGATGGTAACCAACTTCGAGGCGCTGCAGGCCACGAACAAAGCTTTGTAA